The following are encoded in a window of Callithrix jacchus isolate 240 chromosome 9, calJac240_pri, whole genome shotgun sequence genomic DNA:
- the RLIG1 gene encoding RNA ligase 1 isoform X1: MKRLGSVQRKMPCVFVTEVKQEPSAKREHQPFKVLATETISHKALDADIYSAIPTEKVDGTCCYVTTYKDQPYLWARLDRKPNKQAEKRFKNFLHSKGNPKEFFWNVEEDFKPAPECWIPAKEIEQINGNPVPDENGHIPGWVPVEKNNKQYCWHSSVVNYEFGIALVLKHHPDDSGLLEISAVPLSDLLEQTLELIGTNINGNPYGLGNKKHPLHLLIPHGAFQIRNRPSLKHNHLLSWFEGCKEGKIEGIVWHCGDGCLIKVHRHHLGLCWPIPDTYMSSRPVIINMNLNKCHSAFDIKCLFNHFSKIDNQKFARLKDIIFDV; this comes from the exons ccatTTAAAGTTTTGGCAACTGAAACTATAAGTCACAAGGCATTAGATGCAGATATATACAGTGCAATTCCAACAGAAAAAGTGGATGGAACATGTTGTTATGTTACTACctataaag ATCAGCCATACCTTTGGGCCCGACTAGATAGAAAACCCAACAAACAAgctgaaaaaagatttaaaaattttctacatTCAAAAGGAAACCCAAAAG aatttttttggaaCGTTGAGGAGGACTTCAAACCAGCTCCAGAGTGCTGGATACCAGCAAAGGAAAtagaacaaataaatggaaacccAGTGCCTGATGAAAATGGACACATTCCTG GTTGGGTACcagtagaaaaaaacaacaaacagtaTTGCTGGCACTCCTCCGTAGTTAATTATGAATTTGGAATTGCCCTGGTACTAAAACATCATCCTGATGATTCTGGACTTTTGGAAATTAGTGCAGTGCCACTATCAGATCTCTTAGAACAAACACTAGAGCTCATAGGAACAAATATCAATGGAAATCCATATG GGTTAGGGAACAAGAAACATCCATTACATCTTCTTATACCACATGGAGCATTTCAAATAAGAAATCGACCTTCATTGAAGCACAATCATCTCTTGTCCTGGTTTGAAGGTTGCAAAGAGGGTAAAATTGAAGGAATAGTATGGCATTGCGGTGATGGCTGTTTAATAAAG gtccatcGCCATCATCTTGGCTTATGCTGGCCAATTCCAGATACTtacatgagttcaagaccagttatTATCAACATGAACCTGAACAAATGTCATTCTGCCTTTGATATTAAGTGTTTGTttaatcatttttcaaaaatagataaTCAGAAATTTGCTAGACTCAAAGATATAATATTTGAtgtataa
- the RLIG1 gene encoding RNA ligase 1 isoform X2 has protein sequence MEKPQVITCGFQPFKVLATETISHKALDADIYSAIPTEKVDGTCCYVTTYKDQPYLWARLDRKPNKQAEKRFKNFLHSKGNPKEFFWNVEEDFKPAPECWIPAKEIEQINGNPVPDENGHIPGWVPVEKNNKQYCWHSSVVNYEFGIALVLKHHPDDSGLLEISAVPLSDLLEQTLELIGTNINGNPYGLGNKKHPLHLLIPHGAFQIRNRPSLKHNHLLSWFEGCKEGKIEGIVWHCGDGCLIKVHRHHLGLCWPIPDTYMSSRPVIINMNLNKCHSAFDIKCLFNHFSKIDNQKFARLKDIIFDV, from the exons ccatTTAAAGTTTTGGCAACTGAAACTATAAGTCACAAGGCATTAGATGCAGATATATACAGTGCAATTCCAACAGAAAAAGTGGATGGAACATGTTGTTATGTTACTACctataaag ATCAGCCATACCTTTGGGCCCGACTAGATAGAAAACCCAACAAACAAgctgaaaaaagatttaaaaattttctacatTCAAAAGGAAACCCAAAAG aatttttttggaaCGTTGAGGAGGACTTCAAACCAGCTCCAGAGTGCTGGATACCAGCAAAGGAAAtagaacaaataaatggaaacccAGTGCCTGATGAAAATGGACACATTCCTG GTTGGGTACcagtagaaaaaaacaacaaacagtaTTGCTGGCACTCCTCCGTAGTTAATTATGAATTTGGAATTGCCCTGGTACTAAAACATCATCCTGATGATTCTGGACTTTTGGAAATTAGTGCAGTGCCACTATCAGATCTCTTAGAACAAACACTAGAGCTCATAGGAACAAATATCAATGGAAATCCATATG GGTTAGGGAACAAGAAACATCCATTACATCTTCTTATACCACATGGAGCATTTCAAATAAGAAATCGACCTTCATTGAAGCACAATCATCTCTTGTCCTGGTTTGAAGGTTGCAAAGAGGGTAAAATTGAAGGAATAGTATGGCATTGCGGTGATGGCTGTTTAATAAAG gtccatcGCCATCATCTTGGCTTATGCTGGCCAATTCCAGATACTtacatgagttcaagaccagttatTATCAACATGAACCTGAACAAATGTCATTCTGCCTTTGATATTAAGTGTTTGTttaatcatttttcaaaaatagataaTCAGAAATTTGCTAGACTCAAAGATATAATATTTGAtgtataa